CCTCAGGATCTGGGAGAAGAGCCAGCACAACGGCAAGGTCTTTTCCATCGCACTGGACTCCCACCCGTTCGTGATGTTCTACAACACGGATATAGCAGGAAAAGCGGGCGTGCTGGCCAGCAACGGTCAGCTTCAGGAGGTCAGTTCGCCGGACGAGTTCAAAGCCATGGCCCTGGAAATGCAGAAGGTTACCAAGGCCCACGGCCTGTCCTTCGGCTACCTTGGCAGTGGTTCGCAGATGTGGCGACTGTTCTACACCCTCTACAAGCAGCACGGCGTTGACATGGAACTGACACCGGGTCAGCCCATGAAGGTGGACCGGGAAGCGGCTATCGAGTCGCTGGAATTCATGGCGTCCCTCTTTGACGACACCATCGCAGCCCAGGCCGGGGATATCAGCACGGGCATCGCGGAGTTTGCCCGCGGAGGATCGGGCATGCTGTTCAGCGGTGTGTGGGAGCTGCCCACCATGAAAAAAGCCGGCATCCCCGTCGATGCGGCCACCATACCCACCCTCTACGGGACACCCGCGTCCTACGCGGACTCACACTCCTTTGTCCTCCCGCGCCAACTGAAGCTCAACGAGGACAAGCGCAGGGACGTCTACAAGTTCGTCACCGATGTCCTCAAAGGATCGCTGTCCTGGGCTGAAGCCGGACACATCCCCGGCTACCAGCCCGTGGTCCAGTCACAGGCCTACCGTGAGCTCACGCCCCAAATTCACTACGCCAACGCAGCGGAGATCATCGCCTACGATCCCGAATCCTGGTTCAGCGGTTCGGGCTCGGACTGGCAAACCTACTTCGCGGAGAACGTCCAGAACGTCCTTCTGGGAAGGGACAAGGCAGCTGCAGGATGGGATGCCTTCGAACAACGCACCAACACCCTCCTCTCCCGCCCCAACCCGGTTTAACCGGCCCCGTACCGAGCGACCAAAGGAGTTCTTGAATGAGTACCTCTACGCTGTCCCGGCCCAGGCCGCAGAATCTACGCAAACCCGGCAGCCGCACCCGAAGCAACCTGAGCGGCTGGGGATTCGCCGCGCCGTTCCTTGTTTTCTTCCTTGCTTTCCTGGTCTGGCCCATTCTCTACGGCTTCTACATGAGCCTCACGGGCAAGTCCCTCACTGGAGCGAACGACAGCCTCATCGGCTTCGCGAACTACGCCGAAGCTCTGGCCGACGCCGATATGTGGCGTTCCTTGGGCAACACCCTCTACTTCACGGTGATCAGCACCGTCCCATTGGTCCTCGTCGCGCTGGTCATGGCCGCGTTGCTCAATATCGGGCTACCCGCGCAGTGGCTGTGGCGCCTGTCCTACTTTGCGCCCTATCTCTTGGCATCAACCGTGGTGAGCCTGTTCTTCACCTGGATGTACAACCCTCAACTAGGCCTGATCAACGAGTTCCTCACGGGCATCGGCCTCCCCAGGGTTGCTTGGCTCAATGATCCCAACGTAGCTATGTGGGCGATCGTCATCGCCACTCTCTGGTGGACCGTGGGCTTCAACTTCCTGCTGTACCTGGCCGCGATGCAGAATATTCCGGCCCAACACTATGAGGCAGCATCGCTGGACGGTGCGGGCGCGTGGCGTCAATTCTTCTCCATCACCCTGCCGCAGCTCACTCCCACCACGGTGATGATTGTGCTGTTGCAGATCCTGGCGTCACTGAAGATTTTCGATCAGGTGTACCAGATGACCGCGGGTGGCCCCGGTGGATCCACCCGGCCAGTGGTCCAGTACATCTTTGAAACCGGGTTCACCGGTTACCGGCTGGGTTACTCGGCAGCCATCTCCTACATCTTCTTCGGACTGATCGTGGTCATCTCGGTCATGCAGTTCGTCATCACCCGCCGCAGGAGTGCATAACCATGGCAACCCCTACCCTGACCCGTCCCGCACCACATGCCACAACCGCAGATAGCCTCACAATCCGCCAGCCGCGCAAGAAGCTGACGGTCGGCAGGATCGCCGCCATCGTCGTTGCTGCCTTCATCGCAGTGCTGTGGCTGATTCCCTTCGCATGGGCCACGGCCACCGCTTTCAAAACCGAAACGGACGCCGCAGCTCCGGACGTGACCTGGCTGCCGCCGTCGGGATTTACACCCGAAGCGTTCGTGAAGGTGTTCCAGGACGGCAACATCCCGCTGTGGACCTGGAACTCGCTCTACACATCCGCGGCCATTACGGCCATCACACTGGTGATCTCGGCACTGGTGGCCTACGCGCTTTCCAGGATCGACTTCAGGGGCAAGAAGG
The sequence above is a segment of the Arthrobacter sp. StoSoilB22 genome. Coding sequences within it:
- a CDS encoding sugar ABC transporter permease → MSTSTLSRPRPQNLRKPGSRTRSNLSGWGFAAPFLVFFLAFLVWPILYGFYMSLTGKSLTGANDSLIGFANYAEALADADMWRSLGNTLYFTVISTVPLVLVALVMAALLNIGLPAQWLWRLSYFAPYLLASTVVSLFFTWMYNPQLGLINEFLTGIGLPRVAWLNDPNVAMWAIVIATLWWTVGFNFLLYLAAMQNIPAQHYEAASLDGAGAWRQFFSITLPQLTPTTVMIVLLQILASLKIFDQVYQMTAGGPGGSTRPVVQYIFETGFTGYRLGYSAAISYIFFGLIVVISVMQFVITRRRSA
- a CDS encoding extracellular solute-binding protein; protein product: MKQFESLTGKQLSRRQLMTGSALLGGGLLAAGLTGCGGAAQAAAVQDIGFWHLLSGGDGIKMQAMINAANQANPGFKVHPTVLAWGPPYYTKLAMASAGGRPPEVAIMHASRVPGYAPGGLIEPWDLDLLAENGVTAADFALRIWEKSQHNGKVFSIALDSHPFVMFYNTDIAGKAGVLASNGQLQEVSSPDEFKAMALEMQKVTKAHGLSFGYLGSGSQMWRLFYTLYKQHGVDMELTPGQPMKVDREAAIESLEFMASLFDDTIAAQAGDISTGIAEFARGGSGMLFSGVWELPTMKKAGIPVDAATIPTLYGTPASYADSHSFVLPRQLKLNEDKRRDVYKFVTDVLKGSLSWAEAGHIPGYQPVVQSQAYRELTPQIHYANAAEIIAYDPESWFSGSGSDWQTYFAENVQNVLLGRDKAAAGWDAFEQRTNTLLSRPNPV